A window from Leifsonia shinshuensis encodes these proteins:
- a CDS encoding TetR family transcriptional regulator: MSAAPETTLSELGLRERKRIATRRAIQLAAVELAGERGFDRVTIDEISHVANVSPRTFFNYFPSKESAIIGELPELPDAETVERFVTAGPDEPILEGISTLLIAAIDVDDAGVGGGGDRSDTLADAQNMQRLHTLRRALLKDNPELFALRMASMHSFEDALSGVVQRRLAHDDPSLVDDPETLHQRARLVTYVAFAGMRHAWSCWADHGGVEPLSDRLRSSFEQLSALGTQVR; the protein is encoded by the coding sequence GTGTCTGCGGCCCCCGAAACCACGCTGAGCGAGCTGGGACTGCGCGAGCGCAAGCGCATCGCCACCCGCCGTGCCATCCAGCTCGCCGCCGTCGAGCTCGCGGGGGAGCGCGGCTTCGACCGCGTCACGATCGACGAGATCAGCCATGTGGCAAACGTCTCGCCGCGCACGTTCTTCAACTACTTCCCGTCGAAGGAGTCGGCCATCATCGGCGAGCTCCCCGAGCTCCCGGACGCGGAGACGGTGGAGCGCTTCGTCACGGCCGGCCCCGACGAGCCCATCCTCGAGGGCATCAGCACGCTGCTCATCGCCGCGATCGACGTGGACGACGCCGGGGTGGGGGGCGGCGGAGACCGCAGCGACACCCTGGCCGACGCGCAGAACATGCAGCGCCTCCACACCCTCCGCCGGGCGCTACTCAAGGACAACCCGGAGCTGTTCGCCCTCCGCATGGCCAGCATGCACAGCTTCGAGGATGCGCTCAGCGGAGTGGTGCAGCGCCGGCTCGCGCACGACGATCCGTCACTCGTCGACGACCCGGAGACGCTGCACCAGCGCGCCCGGCTCGTCACCTACGTCGCCTTCGCCGGAATGCGGCACGCCTGGTCGTGCTGGGCGGATCACGGCGGCGTCGAGCCGCTGTCCGACCGGCTCCGCAGCTCGTTCGAGCAGCTCTCCGCGCTCGGCACGCAGGTCCGCTGA
- a CDS encoding DUF4244 domain-containing protein, which translates to MERVTSGAFRSALARVRRRLASDRGAATAEYAITILAAVGFAGVLVALLKGDEVKAILSELVHRALAGG; encoded by the coding sequence ATGGAGAGGGTCACGAGCGGTGCATTCAGGTCAGCGCTCGCGCGGGTGAGACGACGCCTCGCGAGCGACCGAGGCGCGGCGACGGCGGAGTACGCGATCACGATCCTGGCGGCCGTCGGATTCGCCGGTGTGCTGGTCGCGCTGCTCAAGGGCGACGAGGTGAAGGCGATCCTGTCGGAGCTGGTGCATCGTGCGCTCGCCGGAGGGTGA
- the topA gene encoding type I DNA topoisomerase gives MPDTKKLVIVESPNKVKSIAQYLGDGYEVMASVGHIRDLIEPKNLPPELKKGSLGKFSVDVENEFEPYYVVSDQKKKTVADLKRALKNADELLLATDEDREGEAIAWHLVEVLKPKVPVKRMVFHEITREAIEKARDNTREIDTALVDAQETRRILDRLYGYEVSPVLWRKVGPGLSAGRVQSAATRLVVDRERERLAFVPASYWGLTAQLAPEDASAFDARLARLDGTRVATGRDFDDHGRLTSEARTLDEASATTLADAIRQTSTHVQVSKVDSKPYSRRPAAPFTTSTLQQEAARKLRFSARQTMSVAQSLYENGYITYMRTDSASLSQQATNAARSQAAKLYGPETVPDKPRTYASKSKNAQEAHEAIRPSGETFRTPAELERSLRGPELRLYDLIWKRTVASQMADAKGQTASVTVEARITEGPLDGTVAEFTASGTVITFRGFLNAYEESKDEERNSSDAAEAKLPPLTEKQPLTVQDVAADGHETTPPPRYTEASLVKTLEELGIGRPSTFASIISTIIDRGYVTQRGQALVPSWVAFSVVRLLEDYFGDLVQYDFTAEMEDDLDRIADGEAERVDWLNSFYFGSGKHKGLRRVIDNLGEIDARSINSIAIDDGVTLRIGKYGPYLEVPDETAGPDAPPRRVNIPPELAPDELTPAKAHELIEAPVQTDRVLGTNPENGKLVLAKDGRFGPYVTEADPEDEGAVDPNTGEVAEPAKKTKKAAAAKPRTASLFKSMDLATIDLDTALKLLDLPRVVGLDPESGDEIQAQNGRYGPYLKKGTDTRSLPSEDDIFDVDLPGALELFAQPKYGNRRASSALKEFDADPVSGKPIRIKDGRFGAYVTDGETNATIPRGETVDEVDFDRAVQLLADKRAKGPAKKPARKTAAKTTAAKTTAAKTTAAKTTAAKKPAAKKPAATRSAAKKSAE, from the coding sequence GTGCCTGACACGAAGAAACTCGTCATCGTCGAGTCTCCGAACAAGGTGAAGTCGATCGCCCAGTATCTCGGCGACGGCTACGAGGTCATGGCCTCGGTCGGGCACATCCGCGACCTCATCGAGCCCAAGAACCTGCCCCCGGAGCTCAAGAAGGGCTCGCTGGGCAAGTTCTCCGTCGACGTCGAGAACGAGTTCGAGCCCTATTACGTCGTCTCCGATCAGAAGAAGAAGACGGTCGCCGACCTCAAGCGCGCCCTCAAGAACGCCGACGAACTCCTGCTCGCGACGGATGAGGACCGCGAGGGCGAAGCCATCGCGTGGCACCTCGTCGAGGTGCTGAAGCCGAAGGTTCCGGTCAAGCGGATGGTCTTCCACGAGATCACCCGCGAGGCGATCGAGAAGGCGCGCGACAACACCCGCGAGATCGACACCGCGCTGGTCGACGCCCAGGAGACCCGCCGCATCCTCGACCGCCTCTACGGGTACGAGGTCTCGCCGGTCCTGTGGCGGAAGGTCGGTCCAGGACTCTCGGCCGGTCGCGTGCAGTCCGCCGCGACCCGTCTGGTCGTGGATCGCGAGCGCGAGCGCCTGGCCTTCGTGCCCGCGTCGTACTGGGGTCTGACGGCTCAGCTCGCGCCCGAGGATGCGTCTGCCTTCGACGCGCGGCTGGCGCGGCTCGACGGCACCCGCGTGGCCACGGGACGCGACTTCGACGACCACGGTCGCCTCACCTCTGAGGCGCGGACCCTCGATGAGGCGTCGGCGACGACCCTGGCCGACGCGATCCGTCAGACCAGCACGCACGTGCAGGTCTCCAAGGTCGACTCCAAGCCGTACTCGCGCCGCCCGGCCGCTCCGTTCACCACCTCCACGCTGCAGCAGGAGGCGGCCCGCAAGCTGCGGTTCTCCGCCCGGCAGACGATGAGCGTCGCGCAGTCGCTCTACGAGAACGGCTACATCACCTATATGCGCACCGACTCCGCCTCGCTCTCGCAGCAGGCGACCAACGCGGCGCGCTCCCAGGCTGCGAAGCTCTACGGTCCGGAGACCGTGCCGGACAAGCCGCGCACCTACGCGTCGAAGAGCAAGAACGCCCAGGAGGCGCACGAGGCCATCCGCCCGTCGGGCGAGACCTTCCGCACGCCCGCCGAACTCGAGCGCTCGCTGCGCGGTCCCGAGCTGCGGCTCTACGACCTCATCTGGAAGCGGACCGTCGCCTCGCAGATGGCCGACGCGAAGGGGCAGACCGCCTCCGTGACCGTCGAGGCGCGCATCACCGAGGGTCCGCTCGACGGGACGGTCGCGGAGTTCACCGCGAGCGGCACGGTCATCACCTTCCGCGGGTTCCTGAACGCCTACGAGGAGAGCAAGGACGAGGAGCGCAACAGCTCCGACGCCGCGGAGGCGAAGCTCCCGCCGCTGACCGAGAAGCAGCCGCTCACCGTCCAGGATGTCGCGGCAGACGGGCACGAGACCACCCCTCCGCCGCGGTACACGGAGGCCAGCCTGGTCAAGACGCTCGAAGAGCTCGGCATCGGCCGGCCGTCGACGTTCGCCAGCATCATCTCGACCATCATCGACCGTGGCTACGTCACCCAGCGCGGACAGGCGCTGGTCCCGAGCTGGGTCGCGTTCTCCGTCGTGCGCCTGCTCGAGGACTACTTCGGCGACCTGGTGCAGTACGACTTCACCGCCGAGATGGAGGACGACCTCGACCGCATCGCGGACGGGGAGGCGGAGCGGGTCGACTGGCTCAACAGCTTCTACTTCGGCAGCGGCAAGCACAAAGGACTCCGCCGCGTGATCGACAATCTCGGCGAGATCGATGCGCGCAGCATCAACTCGATCGCGATCGACGACGGTGTGACGCTCCGGATCGGAAAGTACGGTCCGTACCTCGAGGTGCCCGACGAGACGGCGGGCCCGGACGCTCCGCCCCGGCGCGTCAACATCCCGCCGGAGCTCGCACCCGACGAGCTCACGCCCGCGAAGGCGCACGAGCTCATCGAGGCCCCGGTGCAGACCGACCGCGTGCTCGGAACCAACCCGGAGAACGGCAAGCTGGTGCTGGCCAAGGACGGCCGGTTCGGCCCGTACGTCACCGAAGCGGACCCCGAAGACGAGGGCGCCGTCGACCCGAACACCGGCGAAGTGGCGGAGCCGGCCAAGAAGACCAAGAAGGCCGCAGCCGCCAAGCCGCGCACCGCATCGCTGTTCAAGTCGATGGACCTCGCGACCATCGACCTCGACACCGCGCTGAAGCTGCTCGACCTGCCGCGCGTGGTCGGGCTGGACCCGGAGTCCGGCGACGAGATCCAGGCGCAGAACGGACGCTACGGCCCGTACCTCAAGAAGGGAACGGACACGCGGTCGCTGCCCAGCGAGGACGACATCTTCGACGTCGACCTCCCCGGCGCGCTCGAGCTGTTCGCCCAGCCGAAGTACGGCAACCGCCGGGCGTCCAGCGCCTTGAAGGAGTTCGACGCCGACCCGGTCAGCGGCAAGCCCATCCGCATCAAGGACGGCCGCTTCGGCGCGTACGTGACGGACGGCGAGACGAACGCGACCATCCCGCGCGGTGAGACCGTCGACGAGGTCGACTTCGACCGCGCCGTCCAGCTGCTCGCCGACAAGCGGGCGAAGGGTCCGGCCAAGAAGCCGGCGCGGAAGACCGCGGCCAAGACCACGGCGGCCAAGACGACGGCGGCCAAGACGACGGCGGCGAAGACCACGGCTGCCAAGAAGCCGGCCGCGAAGAAGCCGGCCGCCACGCGTTCGGCCGCGAAGAAGTCGGCCGAGTGA
- a CDS encoding alpha/beta hydrolase gives MITRTRRPGAARSGAARSGARGARDRRAIRTVAVAVAAVVALTLTGCVTWFLPSKAPTTSTPAPDKVSAELQPYYSQVLHWTACDGGKQCTTVKAPLDWNDPGAGRIELALIRQPAKGTKQGSLLTNPGGPGASGFDFVKDSVDYVADATLQDHFDIVGFDPRGVGRSTAVKCYDAKQMDQYLYGITPGARGSDQWIAENTTVAKDFGEACQKNTGAPLPKVDTVSAARDLDLLRATLGDTKLNYLGYSYGTYLGAVYAGLYPGKTGRLVLDGALDPAATNFEVTEVQAKGFESALRAYLTNCLTQKACPFSGTVDDAMSTVAQLLAAVEKSPIQNSDGRELGANTLVTAIITPLYDATAWSYLDKLFDSVMKGSASVAFTLADTYNNRSADGTYADNSTEAFVAINCLDYTYDADPALMRQQAAELAKAAPVIGPYMAYGDIGCANWPYKATGQRGPISADGSAPILVVGTTNDPATPYVWAKNLASELQNGHLLTYKGEGHTAYNKSNSCVNDTVDDYLVKGTLPETGKTC, from the coding sequence GTGATCACCCGCACCCGACGGCCGGGCGCCGCCCGGTCGGGCGCCGCCCGGTCGGGCGCCCGTGGAGCGCGCGACCGTCGAGCGATCCGGACCGTCGCCGTGGCCGTCGCGGCCGTCGTGGCCCTCACCCTCACCGGATGCGTGACCTGGTTCCTGCCGTCGAAGGCTCCCACGACCTCGACGCCGGCTCCGGACAAGGTCTCGGCGGAGCTGCAGCCCTATTACAGCCAGGTGCTGCACTGGACGGCGTGCGACGGCGGCAAGCAGTGCACCACGGTGAAGGCTCCGCTCGACTGGAACGACCCGGGTGCCGGGAGGATCGAGCTCGCGCTCATCCGCCAGCCGGCCAAGGGCACCAAGCAGGGGTCGCTCCTGACGAACCCCGGCGGCCCGGGCGCCTCCGGCTTCGACTTCGTCAAGGATTCCGTGGACTACGTCGCCGACGCCACGCTCCAGGACCACTTCGACATCGTCGGCTTCGACCCGCGCGGTGTCGGCCGGTCGACCGCCGTCAAGTGCTACGACGCCAAGCAGATGGACCAGTACCTCTACGGCATCACGCCGGGGGCGCGGGGATCGGACCAGTGGATCGCCGAGAACACGACCGTGGCCAAGGACTTCGGCGAAGCCTGCCAGAAGAACACCGGTGCTCCGTTGCCGAAGGTCGATACGGTGAGTGCCGCCCGCGACCTCGACCTGCTCCGCGCCACCCTCGGCGACACGAAGCTGAACTACCTCGGCTACTCCTACGGCACCTACCTGGGTGCCGTCTACGCGGGGCTCTACCCGGGCAAGACCGGCCGCCTGGTGCTCGACGGGGCGCTCGACCCCGCGGCAACGAACTTCGAGGTCACCGAGGTGCAGGCGAAGGGCTTCGAGAGCGCATTGCGCGCCTACCTGACGAACTGCCTGACGCAGAAGGCCTGCCCGTTCAGCGGCACCGTCGACGACGCGATGTCGACGGTCGCGCAGCTGCTCGCCGCCGTCGAGAAGAGCCCCATCCAGAACTCCGACGGACGCGAACTCGGCGCCAACACCCTGGTGACCGCGATCATCACCCCGCTGTACGACGCCACGGCGTGGTCGTACCTCGACAAGCTCTTCGACTCGGTGATGAAGGGGAGCGCCTCGGTGGCGTTCACCCTGGCCGACACCTACAACAACCGGTCGGCGGACGGCACGTACGCCGACAACTCCACCGAAGCCTTCGTCGCGATCAACTGCCTCGACTACACCTACGACGCCGACCCGGCCCTGATGCGGCAGCAGGCCGCCGAACTGGCCAAGGCCGCTCCGGTGATCGGCCCGTACATGGCATACGGCGACATCGGCTGTGCGAACTGGCCGTACAAGGCCACCGGTCAGCGCGGACCCATCTCGGCGGACGGGTCGGCGCCCATCCTCGTCGTCGGCACCACCAACGACCCGGCCACGCCGTACGTGTGGGCGAAGAACCTCGCCTCCGAGTTGCAGAACGGCCACCTCCTCACCTACAAGGGCGAGGGGCACACCGCCTACAACAAGTCCAACTCGTGCGTCAACGACACCGTCGACGACTACCTCGTGAAGGGGACTCTCCCCGAGACGGGGAAGACCTGCTGA
- a CDS encoding helix-turn-helix transcriptional regulator encodes MWEERAHRARCQILDLAAGDCGLSQVYGEAIAVVGRTVGSELTCWAAIDPDTLTISAMVSGEVRIPVEYEPLLAEAECSASEPHTFAELARRRRSVAQLSELTAHERDASLRAREVWRPLGLDQEARTVFVTDGACWGAAGMVRSGRDFDERELEFLRAVAPAIASVSRLAALREAALPDGGTAPAIVVLGGYGELRSATSAAQAWRGRFDAIAPHRFELLMRLMWVGSRESTGHRYRVRVRDGRARWAVLEASPLVGGAEPEVAVLISGAGADDVGAVLLAAYGLTDRERDIVREVASGRSTLEIGHRLFISPYTVQDHLKSIFSKVGVHSRGELVDRLRPAA; translated from the coding sequence ATGTGGGAGGAACGTGCCCACCGAGCGCGCTGCCAGATCCTCGATCTCGCAGCGGGCGACTGCGGCCTGAGCCAGGTCTACGGCGAGGCCATCGCCGTCGTGGGCCGGACCGTCGGCAGCGAGTTGACGTGCTGGGCCGCGATCGATCCGGACACCCTGACGATCAGTGCCATGGTGAGCGGCGAGGTCCGCATCCCGGTCGAGTACGAGCCCCTGCTGGCCGAGGCGGAGTGCTCGGCGAGCGAGCCGCACACCTTCGCGGAGCTGGCTCGGCGCCGTCGCAGCGTCGCTCAACTGTCCGAGCTGACGGCGCACGAGCGCGATGCCAGCCTGCGCGCTCGGGAGGTGTGGCGTCCGCTGGGGCTCGATCAGGAAGCGCGTACGGTGTTCGTGACGGACGGCGCGTGCTGGGGCGCCGCCGGGATGGTGCGTTCCGGCCGCGACTTCGACGAACGGGAGCTCGAGTTCCTGCGTGCCGTCGCTCCGGCGATCGCCTCGGTGTCGCGGCTTGCCGCGCTGAGGGAGGCGGCCCTTCCCGACGGCGGAACGGCCCCGGCGATCGTGGTGCTGGGTGGGTACGGCGAGCTGCGGAGCGCGACTTCGGCGGCACAGGCCTGGCGCGGACGCTTCGACGCCATCGCGCCGCACCGGTTCGAGCTGCTGATGCGACTGATGTGGGTCGGTAGTCGGGAGTCGACCGGTCACCGCTACCGTGTCCGGGTGAGGGACGGACGCGCGAGGTGGGCGGTTCTCGAGGCGAGCCCGCTCGTCGGTGGGGCGGAACCCGAGGTCGCCGTCCTCATCTCGGGAGCGGGGGCGGATGATGTGGGCGCAGTGCTCCTCGCGGCTTACGGGCTGACCGACCGCGAGCGGGACATCGTCCGGGAGGTGGCGTCGGGGCGGTCGACCCTGGAGATCGGTCATCGCCTCTTCATCTCGCCGTACACGGTCCAGGATCATCTCAAGTCGATCTTCTCGAAGGTGGGCGTCCATAGCCGAGGCGAGCTGGTGGATCGTCTGCGTCCCGCAGCCTGA
- a CDS encoding Rv3654c family TadE-like protein codes for MLTVAAGVLTAVGAVSAHARAAAAADLAALAAADAASGRIPGVPCDRADDVARANGAAIASCAQSGATVDVTAVSPWLGLGAAASARAGPGPGG; via the coding sequence ATGCTGACCGTCGCGGCGGGGGTGCTCACGGCGGTCGGCGCTGTGTCCGCGCACGCGCGCGCTGCGGCCGCTGCCGATCTGGCGGCGCTCGCCGCGGCCGACGCGGCGTCCGGCCGGATACCGGGCGTCCCCTGCGACAGGGCGGACGACGTCGCACGGGCGAACGGCGCCGCGATCGCGTCCTGCGCGCAGTCCGGGGCGACGGTGGACGTGACGGCCGTCAGCCCGTGGCTCGGCCTGGGCGCGGCCGCGTCCGCCCGGGCCGGACCCGGCCCGGGCGGATGA
- a CDS encoding DNA polymerase III subunit delta', which yields MTVWDELTGQDEAIEVVRAAAEGSAAPTSTGSATGRGMTHSWLITGPPGSGRSNLAYAFATALLSPGTPEGDLATRRQVEARTHPDLAVLSTERVIISIDEVRSLVASSQFAPSVGRYRVMIIEDADRMTERTSNVLLKALEEPPERTVWILCAPSDADLLPTIRSRVRTVRLRVPSVGDVAELIRRRDGVDAETAERAARHAQSHIGMAHRLATHEEARRRREQTLELALGIRSVSDAVLAAATLLEIAGADAKAITEERDAEEREHALRSLGIEPGGTIPPALRGQLRQLEEDQKRRATRSLRDGIDRILVDLLSLYRDVMMLQLGSDSELVNQELRSELDALSTHTTPAATLAAMDAVATARERIDGNVAPALALEAMLTTILRGANARKGSDL from the coding sequence ATGACGGTGTGGGACGAGCTCACGGGGCAGGACGAGGCGATCGAGGTCGTCCGCGCCGCCGCGGAGGGCTCGGCTGCGCCCACATCCACGGGGTCGGCGACCGGCCGCGGCATGACCCACTCGTGGCTGATCACGGGTCCGCCCGGGTCCGGCCGCTCCAACCTCGCCTATGCGTTCGCGACCGCCCTGCTCAGCCCCGGCACCCCGGAGGGCGACCTCGCCACCCGGCGCCAGGTCGAAGCGCGCACGCATCCGGACCTCGCCGTGCTCAGCACCGAACGCGTCATCATCTCCATCGACGAGGTGCGCTCGCTGGTGGCCAGCTCGCAGTTCGCGCCGTCGGTCGGCCGGTACCGCGTGATGATCATCGAAGACGCCGACCGGATGACCGAGCGCACCTCCAACGTGCTGCTGAAAGCGCTCGAAGAGCCGCCGGAGCGGACCGTGTGGATCCTGTGCGCGCCCAGTGACGCCGACCTCCTCCCCACCATCCGTTCGCGCGTCCGCACGGTGCGACTGCGCGTCCCCAGCGTGGGCGACGTCGCCGAGCTGATCCGGCGTCGCGACGGCGTCGACGCCGAGACCGCCGAGCGTGCCGCGCGTCACGCGCAGAGCCACATCGGGATGGCGCATCGCCTCGCCACCCACGAGGAGGCCCGCCGCCGCCGGGAGCAGACGCTGGAGCTCGCGCTCGGCATCCGCTCGGTCTCCGACGCCGTGCTCGCCGCGGCCACCCTGCTGGAGATCGCGGGCGCCGACGCCAAGGCGATCACCGAGGAGCGAGACGCGGAGGAGCGGGAGCACGCGCTCCGCTCCCTCGGCATCGAGCCCGGGGGGACCATCCCGCCGGCGCTCCGCGGACAGCTCCGCCAGCTCGAGGAGGACCAGAAGCGACGTGCCACCCGCAGCCTCCGGGACGGCATCGACCGCATCCTCGTCGACCTCCTCTCGCTCTACCGCGACGTGATGATGCTGCAGCTGGGGAGCGACAGCGAACTGGTCAACCAGGAGCTGCGGAGCGAGCTGGATGCTCTCAGCACCCACACCACTCCGGCCGCTACGCTCGCGGCGATGGATGCCGTCGCCACCGCCCGGGAGCGGATCGACGGCAACGTCGCCCCGGCCCTCGCCCTCGAGGCCATGCTGACCACGATCCTGCGCGGCGCGAACGCGCGAAAGGGGAGCGACCTGTGA
- a CDS encoding DUF1304 domain-containing protein, protein MSAALWIVWIFALLTAAIHVMVFVWEALLIQRPAIHRKIFGLHAEDVPAVRLWAFGVGFYNLFLACGLIIGVVSWWNGQETVGRTLVTYLCWILFLAGIVLLIADRIGLYRERGKGIMGGISQATPPLVALVAMLFI, encoded by the coding sequence ATGAGTGCGGCTCTGTGGATCGTATGGATCTTCGCGCTGCTCACCGCGGCGATCCACGTCATGGTGTTCGTGTGGGAGGCGCTGCTCATCCAGCGTCCGGCGATCCATCGGAAGATCTTCGGGCTCCACGCGGAGGACGTACCGGCGGTGCGTCTATGGGCGTTCGGCGTGGGCTTCTACAACCTGTTCCTCGCGTGCGGCCTGATCATCGGGGTCGTCTCGTGGTGGAACGGCCAGGAGACCGTGGGCCGCACGCTCGTCACCTACCTGTGCTGGATTCTATTCCTCGCCGGCATCGTGCTGCTCATCGCGGATCGGATCGGGCTCTACCGGGAACGCGGAAAAGGCATCATGGGTGGGATCAGCCAGGCCACGCCGCCTCTGGTGGCCTTGGTGGCGATGCTCTTCATCTGA
- a CDS encoding type II secretion system F family protein produces MNRREAPDRNADAVAAVVEAVAVLLDAGLPPRTAWEAVAQHGGHAVATEVASSLKTDPSCARALARAASSDDLRVVAAAWRVAEDAGAPLGHVLRVVAETLREAAEAEREAEVALSGPRATARLMSWLPAGGAVLAVALGTDLAATVASVPGACTLAAGATLMLLGRWWMRRLVRRALRRVPMAGLAEELIAVGLAGGSSVEASVAAARRASDAAGLPWGGDGPALRILRLAESAGAPATELLTASARQRRRSDRAERRRAAAALGVRLMLPLGVCVLPSFLLLAVVPLLLSLVSSTAAVLR; encoded by the coding sequence GTGAATCGGCGTGAGGCGCCCGATCGGAACGCGGACGCCGTCGCGGCGGTCGTCGAGGCGGTCGCGGTCCTGCTCGACGCGGGGTTGCCGCCGCGCACGGCATGGGAGGCGGTCGCGCAGCACGGCGGACACGCTGTCGCGACCGAGGTCGCGTCCTCCCTGAAGACCGACCCGTCGTGCGCTCGTGCACTCGCTCGTGCCGCCTCGTCGGACGACCTTCGCGTCGTCGCTGCCGCCTGGCGCGTGGCCGAAGACGCCGGCGCTCCTCTCGGCCATGTCCTGAGGGTGGTCGCCGAGACGCTTCGAGAGGCGGCAGAGGCCGAACGCGAGGCGGAGGTGGCGCTCAGCGGCCCCCGGGCGACCGCGCGGCTGATGTCGTGGCTGCCGGCGGGCGGAGCCGTGCTCGCCGTCGCGCTCGGAACCGACCTCGCCGCGACGGTCGCCAGTGTCCCCGGGGCGTGCACGCTCGCCGCCGGGGCCACGCTCATGCTGCTGGGCCGCTGGTGGATGCGTCGGCTCGTGCGTCGCGCGCTGCGCCGCGTTCCGATGGCCGGCTTGGCCGAGGAGCTCATCGCGGTCGGCCTGGCCGGAGGCTCGTCCGTCGAAGCGTCGGTGGCCGCGGCCCGGCGCGCGTCGGACGCTGCAGGGCTGCCCTGGGGCGGCGACGGTCCCGCGCTGCGCATCCTGCGGCTGGCGGAATCCGCTGGAGCGCCCGCGACCGAGCTTCTGACGGCTTCCGCTCGACAGCGACGGCGGTCGGACCGCGCGGAGCGGCGGCGGGCGGCTGCCGCGCTCGGTGTGCGGCTCATGCTGCCGCTCGGTGTCTGTGTGTTGCCCAGCTTCCTTCTGCTGGCGGTCGTCCCTCTCCTGCTCTCTCTCGTCTCCTCCACAGCGGCGGTGCTTCGGTGA
- the tmk gene encoding dTMP kinase: MSRGLFITLEGGDGVGKSTQAALLEEWLTGRGRTVVRTREPGGTDAGVEIREIVLHHRGDIAPRAEALLYAADRAHHVATVVRPALARGEIVLQDRYIDSSVAYQGAGRVLDAGQIRDLSLWATEGLLPDVTILLDLDEHSARARLDTSRTRYDRLEAERSEFHARVRAAFLRLAEEEPERFLVVDAARPVDEIAAEIRDRLADRV; encoded by the coding sequence GTGAGCCGCGGCCTCTTCATCACACTCGAGGGCGGGGACGGCGTGGGCAAGTCCACCCAGGCCGCCCTCCTCGAGGAGTGGCTGACCGGTCGCGGCCGCACGGTGGTCCGCACGCGCGAACCGGGCGGGACGGACGCGGGCGTCGAGATCCGCGAGATCGTCCTCCACCACCGCGGGGACATCGCCCCGCGTGCCGAAGCGCTGCTGTACGCCGCCGACCGGGCGCACCACGTCGCCACGGTGGTCCGTCCCGCGCTCGCCCGCGGAGAGATCGTCCTGCAGGACCGCTACATCGACTCGTCCGTGGCCTATCAGGGTGCCGGCCGGGTGCTCGACGCGGGCCAGATCCGCGACCTCTCCCTGTGGGCCACCGAGGGACTGCTCCCGGATGTCACCATCCTGCTCGACCTCGACGAGCACTCGGCACGCGCGCGGCTCGACACCTCGCGCACCCGGTACGACCGGCTGGAGGCGGAGCGCTCGGAGTTCCACGCGCGCGTGCGCGCGGCGTTCCTCCGGCTGGCCGAGGAGGAGCCCGAGCGGTTCCTCGTCGTGGATGCCGCACGGCCGGTCGACGAGATCGCGGCCGAGATCCGCGACCGGCTCGCCGACCGCGTCTGA